One genomic segment of Agromyces intestinalis includes these proteins:
- a CDS encoding ATP-binding protein: protein MRRHSGVAEADVTVTDDDRTVRAMVTDSGAGFEPGEVDRARLGFAESVVGRLDAVGGRARVFSSPGAGTTVMLEVPKP from the coding sequence GTGCGACGGCACTCGGGCGTCGCCGAGGCCGACGTCACCGTGACCGACGACGACCGCACGGTGCGCGCCATGGTCACCGATTCGGGCGCCGGTTTCGAGCCGGGCGAGGTCGACCGAGCGCGGCTCGGGTTCGCCGAGTCCGTCGTAGGCCGCCTCGACGCGGTCGGCGGGCGCGCCCGCGTGTTCTCATCGCCGGGCGCCGGCACCACCGTGATGCTCGAGGTGCCGAAGCCGTGA